One genomic segment of Arthrobacter sp. zg-Y1110 includes these proteins:
- a CDS encoding carbohydrate ABC transporter permease — MSAGTATTQRRASKAAASGVLLAIAACFLLPLAWLVLASLDPGASASLAMPERFSLANFSAVLTPGQTLWPLWNSFLLSAGCAVITVLAAVLAAYPLSRYQARYNKPFLYGVLFGTGLPITAMMVPVYSMFVRLGQLDSVPAVALFMAATSLPMAIWMTKNFMDSVPVSLEEAAWIDGASSMKALRTVVVPLMRPGLAVVFIFVFIQAWGNFFIPFILLLSSHKQPAAVTVFNFFGQYGSVAYGELAAFSLLYSLPVIVLYVIVTKGIGGSFATAGALKG; from the coding sequence ATGAGCGCCGGGACCGCCACCACACAACGCCGTGCGTCGAAGGCCGCAGCCTCCGGTGTGCTGCTCGCTATTGCGGCCTGCTTCCTGCTGCCGCTGGCCTGGCTGGTTCTTGCCTCCCTCGATCCCGGGGCGAGTGCGTCGCTGGCGATGCCCGAGCGGTTTTCGCTGGCGAATTTCTCCGCGGTGCTGACGCCGGGACAAACCCTGTGGCCGCTGTGGAACAGCTTCCTGCTCTCGGCCGGATGCGCTGTGATCACCGTCCTTGCGGCCGTCCTCGCCGCGTATCCGCTGTCCCGCTACCAGGCCCGCTACAACAAGCCGTTCCTGTACGGGGTGCTGTTCGGCACGGGGCTGCCCATCACGGCCATGATGGTCCCGGTGTACAGCATGTTCGTCCGGCTGGGGCAGCTCGACAGTGTGCCCGCCGTTGCGCTCTTCATGGCTGCAACGTCCCTTCCGATGGCCATCTGGATGACCAAGAACTTCATGGATTCGGTGCCCGTGAGCCTGGAGGAAGCGGCGTGGATTGACGGGGCCAGCTCCATGAAGGCGCTCCGCACCGTCGTCGTACCCCTGATGCGGCCGGGTCTGGCGGTGGTGTTCATCTTCGTGTTCATCCAGGCATGGGGAAACTTCTTCATCCCGTTCATCCTGCTGCTGTCGAGCCACAAGCAGCCTGCGGCCGTCACCGTCTTCAACTTTTTCGGGCAGTACGGGAGCGTTGCCTACGGTGAGCTGGCTGCCTTTTCACTGTTGTATTCCCTGCCCGTGATCGTTCTTTACGTCATCGTCACCAAGGGCATCGGCGGGTCCTTCGCCACCGCCGGAGCGCTCAAGGGCTGA
- a CDS encoding extracellular solute-binding protein, which produces MRRSMSWALPTTVLLVLGASGCAPEGSGGGENADGGSITVAYQKTSAYTQVDALMQQAKEDFEAANPDVTVNLEPIEAEENDYATKLSLMQRSPDTAPDVFYEDSFRVRPDAEAGYLLALDDYLAEWEDWDTGFIESAKQAGLGSDGKTYAVPMGTDTRALWYNKVVFEQAGLPVPWEPQTWEDILAAAEAVKAADPDAVPFNIYSGTGMGEAASMQGFEMLLYGTDDTLYDTDEGKWIVGSQGFKDSLQFISDVYTGGLGPDVATALDSTYYQQLNGEWYPENKVGASIDGSWIAGNWLEDGPTPWPEWSEVMGVTPMPTQDGGEPGATSMSGGWTLAVGAGTQDPDLAFDFISTALNKDNSLSYNVNASQVPVRSDVAEDPAFTESSPVSGFFSDLVEVTHYRPTTSDYAEISGNIQQAMEAVMTGEQSVDEAAAAYDEAVTSLVGEENVSRG; this is translated from the coding sequence ATGCGAAGGTCCATGTCCTGGGCATTGCCCACCACCGTCCTTCTGGTCCTCGGAGCCAGTGGCTGCGCGCCGGAGGGAAGCGGGGGAGGAGAAAACGCAGACGGGGGATCGATCACCGTCGCATACCAGAAAACCAGTGCGTATACGCAGGTTGACGCACTGATGCAGCAAGCCAAGGAAGACTTCGAAGCGGCTAACCCGGACGTCACAGTCAACTTGGAGCCGATCGAAGCAGAGGAAAACGACTACGCCACCAAGTTGTCCCTGATGCAGCGGTCCCCGGACACCGCACCGGACGTCTTCTATGAAGACAGCTTCAGGGTCCGGCCGGACGCGGAAGCGGGCTATCTGCTGGCGCTGGATGACTATCTTGCCGAGTGGGAAGACTGGGACACCGGCTTCATCGAAAGCGCAAAACAGGCCGGACTCGGATCCGACGGCAAGACCTATGCAGTACCGATGGGGACTGACACCCGCGCGCTTTGGTACAACAAAGTCGTCTTTGAACAGGCCGGCCTGCCCGTACCCTGGGAGCCCCAGACCTGGGAAGACATTCTGGCCGCGGCAGAAGCGGTAAAAGCAGCAGATCCCGACGCCGTGCCTTTCAATATCTATTCCGGCACCGGCATGGGTGAAGCAGCGTCGATGCAGGGCTTCGAGATGCTTCTCTATGGCACGGACGACACCCTTTACGACACTGACGAAGGCAAGTGGATTGTCGGTTCGCAGGGCTTCAAGGACTCCCTGCAGTTCATCTCCGACGTTTACACCGGTGGGCTGGGACCCGACGTCGCGACAGCCCTTGATTCCACCTATTACCAGCAACTCAACGGCGAGTGGTACCCGGAAAACAAAGTGGGCGCCTCGATCGACGGTTCATGGATTGCCGGGAACTGGCTCGAGGACGGTCCGACCCCCTGGCCCGAATGGTCCGAGGTGATGGGGGTGACACCGATGCCCACCCAGGACGGCGGTGAGCCGGGCGCCACCAGCATGTCCGGCGGCTGGACCCTCGCGGTCGGCGCCGGGACCCAGGATCCGGACCTGGCCTTCGACTTCATCAGCACCGCGTTAAACAAGGACAACAGCCTGTCCTACAACGTAAACGCGTCCCAGGTTCCGGTGCGCAGCGATGTCGCGGAAGATCCGGCCTTCACCGAATCCAGTCCGGTCAGCGGATTCTTCAGCGACTTGGTGGAAGTGACGCACTACCGCCCCACCACCTCCGACTACGCAGAGATCTCCGGGAACATCCAGCAGGCCATGGAAGCGGTCATGACCGGCGAACAATCGGTGGACGAGGCTGCGGCGGCATATGACGAAGCCGTCACTTCCCTCGTAGGCGAAGAGAATGTCAGCCGGGGATGA
- the hisG gene encoding ATP phosphoribosyltransferase — MLRVAVPNKGALSESASAMLNEAGYRQRRDTRELVMVDPDNDVEFFFLRPRDIAVYVGAGTLDVGITGRDLFLDAQVDAEELMNLGFGASTFRFAGPVGDFSSIDQLEGKRLATSYDGLLRSYLSERGINASVVRLDGAVESSVRLGVADAIADVVETGTTLRAAGMEIFGEPILKSEAVLIGRKGASPAGVDVLIRRLRGVLVARQYVMMDYDVRKDLVDEAAALTPGLESPTVSPLQNSDWVAVRSMIKKSDTNRIMDELYDIGARAILVSSIHACRI, encoded by the coding sequence ATGCTCCGTGTAGCCGTACCCAACAAGGGTGCCCTGTCCGAATCCGCCTCCGCCATGCTCAACGAGGCGGGCTACCGCCAGCGCCGCGACACCCGCGAACTGGTCATGGTGGACCCCGATAACGACGTCGAATTCTTCTTCCTCCGCCCCCGCGACATTGCCGTCTACGTCGGAGCCGGAACGCTCGACGTCGGCATCACCGGCCGCGACCTGTTCCTGGACGCGCAGGTGGACGCCGAAGAACTGATGAACCTCGGCTTCGGCGCCTCCACCTTCCGCTTCGCCGGCCCGGTGGGGGACTTCTCCTCCATTGACCAGCTCGAAGGCAAGCGCCTGGCCACCAGCTACGACGGCCTGCTGCGCTCCTACCTGTCCGAACGCGGCATCAACGCCTCCGTGGTCCGGCTCGACGGCGCCGTGGAATCCTCCGTGCGCCTCGGCGTCGCCGACGCGATTGCCGACGTCGTCGAAACCGGCACCACCCTCCGCGCCGCCGGCATGGAAATCTTCGGCGAACCGATCCTGAAGTCAGAGGCCGTGCTGATCGGCCGCAAGGGTGCCAGCCCCGCCGGCGTCGACGTGCTGATCCGCCGCCTCCGCGGCGTCCTGGTGGCACGCCAGTACGTGATGATGGACTACGACGTCCGCAAGGACCTCGTGGACGAGGCCGCCGCCCTGACCCCGGGCCTGGAATCACCCACCGTCTCCCCGCTGCAGAACAGCGACTGGGTGGCCGTGCGCTCCATGATCAAGAAATCCGACACCAACCGGATCATGGACGAGCTCTACGACATCGGCGCCCGCGCCATCCTGGTCAGCAGCATCCACGCCTGCCGGATCTAG
- a CDS encoding phosphoribosyl-ATP diphosphatase yields MKTFEDLFAELSQKVQDRPAGSRTVAEFESGVHGIGKKVVEEAAEVWMAAEYESDAECAEEISQLLYHLQILMLAKGLTLQDVYKHL; encoded by the coding sequence GTGAAAACCTTCGAAGACCTCTTTGCCGAGCTGAGCCAGAAAGTTCAGGACCGCCCCGCCGGGTCACGCACCGTGGCCGAATTCGAGTCGGGCGTGCACGGCATCGGTAAGAAGGTTGTTGAGGAGGCCGCCGAAGTGTGGATGGCCGCCGAATACGAATCCGATGCCGAATGCGCCGAAGAAATCTCCCAGCTGCTCTACCACCTCCAGATCCTGATGCTGGCCAAAGGCCTGACCCTGCAGGACGTTTACAAGCATCTCTAG
- a CDS encoding ROK family transcriptional regulator, which translates to MGGFNQTVVLDAIRRSPNGLSRVELANISGLSAQTLSNIARRLLDEGLILESGKIQLGPGKPRTLLTLNPSARFAIGVHLDPAVITTVILDLSGRVVSHSTRRTPQPMDANAVISVMVEAVSDLLTETEVDARRVLGVGVASPGPIDSDHGIVVDPPHLLGWERVPLRKALSTATGFPVVLEKDVAATAIAEIWGSHSESPENFIFVYLGTGIGMGLVSGGAVLRGTSQNAGEVGHIVVDPDGPVCFCGLRGCVAVTCMPQNLVEEAVRAGVHRGPVDKTDPSAVEEAFLELCAKARRGDSGAGAIIDRSATRVAKAVSVLTNALDFDRVVFGGPYWPMLSETYLALVPAALRKLTVAPHASDIRVEGTAFGTDVGAIGAACAVFDNAFSPDTRSLLLQH; encoded by the coding sequence ATGGGCGGGTTCAACCAAACAGTGGTCCTCGACGCGATCCGGCGCTCTCCCAATGGGCTCAGCCGGGTGGAGCTGGCGAATATTTCAGGGCTCTCCGCACAGACACTGTCCAATATTGCGCGCCGTCTGCTGGATGAGGGGCTCATTCTCGAGTCGGGAAAGATCCAGCTGGGTCCCGGCAAGCCGAGGACACTCCTCACACTCAATCCCTCGGCACGCTTCGCTATCGGTGTGCACCTTGACCCGGCTGTCATCACCACCGTGATCCTCGACCTGAGCGGGCGGGTGGTTTCCCATTCGACGCGGCGGACGCCGCAGCCGATGGATGCCAATGCCGTGATCAGCGTGATGGTGGAGGCGGTGTCGGACCTGCTCACGGAAACCGAAGTGGACGCACGGCGCGTGCTGGGCGTCGGCGTCGCCTCGCCCGGGCCAATAGATTCCGACCACGGTATTGTGGTCGATCCGCCGCACCTGCTCGGATGGGAACGGGTTCCGCTGCGGAAAGCGCTCAGCACGGCCACGGGCTTCCCTGTCGTCCTCGAAAAGGACGTAGCCGCTACGGCGATTGCAGAAATCTGGGGCAGTCACAGCGAGTCGCCGGAAAACTTCATCTTCGTGTACCTGGGCACCGGCATCGGCATGGGGCTTGTCTCCGGCGGTGCGGTGCTGAGGGGGACGAGCCAGAACGCGGGGGAGGTGGGGCACATCGTCGTCGACCCGGACGGGCCGGTGTGCTTCTGCGGTCTGCGGGGCTGTGTGGCCGTGACGTGCATGCCGCAGAACCTGGTTGAGGAAGCCGTCCGGGCCGGCGTCCATCGGGGGCCGGTCGACAAAACGGACCCTTCCGCCGTCGAGGAGGCTTTCCTGGAGCTCTGTGCGAAAGCGCGCCGGGGCGATTCCGGTGCCGGCGCGATCATCGACCGTTCAGCGACGCGCGTGGCCAAGGCCGTCTCGGTGTTGACCAATGCCCTGGATTTCGACCGCGTGGTCTTCGGCGGTCCGTACTGGCCGATGCTCTCCGAGACGTATCTTGCCTTGGTGCCGGCTGCCCTGCGGAAACTGACCGTAGCCCCGCACGCCTCGGACATCCGGGTAGAGGGGACGGCGTTCGGTACGGACGTGGGAGCCATCGGTGCTGCCTGCGCGGTCTTTGATAATGCTTTTTCACCGGACACCCGGAGTCTGCTGCTGCAGCACTGA
- a CDS encoding carbohydrate ABC transporter permease encodes MTTTPTQPVQERGPRHPVRSTVPAGRRHSRGRSIRRAVPLAPAVVLLLLFMLGPVLWSIWGSFTNAALSGRAASEPRFIGIDNYVALLTDPDFPNALWLTVVFLLVSAVIGQNFLGLALALMTANAPKMVRSIVATTVVTAWVLPEIVAAFACYAFFSSDGTLNALTGLAGLEPVEWLFAYPLAAVVLANIWRGTAFSMMIYEAALNDVAPEITEAAVIDGAGGWKRLAFVTIPMIRNSISTNLMLITLQTLSVFTLIFVMTSGGPNQRSTTLPLFAYAEAFGLGKIGYGTAIATVMLLLGAVFSFLYIRILKPGGNA; translated from the coding sequence ATGACAACCACTCCCACCCAGCCGGTGCAGGAGCGGGGGCCGCGCCATCCGGTGCGGTCCACCGTTCCTGCCGGGCGGCGTCACTCCAGGGGACGCTCGATCCGGCGCGCCGTCCCCTTGGCGCCGGCCGTCGTCCTGCTCCTGTTGTTTATGCTCGGTCCGGTCCTGTGGTCCATCTGGGGTTCATTCACCAATGCGGCGCTTTCGGGCAGAGCGGCTTCCGAACCCCGTTTCATCGGCATCGACAACTACGTGGCGCTGCTGACGGACCCGGACTTCCCGAACGCGCTCTGGCTGACCGTTGTTTTCCTGCTGGTCTCGGCGGTCATTGGCCAGAACTTCCTCGGCCTGGCGTTGGCATTAATGACTGCCAACGCACCGAAAATGGTCCGCTCGATCGTTGCGACGACGGTGGTCACAGCCTGGGTGCTGCCGGAAATCGTTGCTGCCTTTGCCTGCTATGCATTTTTCAGCAGTGACGGGACACTGAACGCGCTCACGGGCCTGGCCGGGCTCGAACCGGTTGAATGGCTTTTTGCCTATCCACTGGCCGCCGTGGTGCTCGCGAACATCTGGCGCGGGACGGCGTTCTCGATGATGATCTACGAGGCCGCCCTGAATGACGTTGCCCCTGAAATCACCGAGGCAGCCGTCATTGATGGTGCCGGCGGCTGGAAACGTCTGGCCTTTGTGACCATCCCGATGATCCGCAACAGCATCTCGACGAACCTCATGCTGATCACCCTGCAGACGCTGTCCGTGTTCACCTTGATTTTCGTGATGACCAGCGGCGGCCCGAATCAGCGCAGCACCACGCTCCCACTGTTCGCCTACGCTGAAGCGTTTGGCCTGGGGAAGATCGGTTACGGCACCGCCATAGCGACGGTGATGCTGCTCCTGGGGGCGGTTTTTTCCTTCCTCTATATCCGTATCCTCAAGCCGGGAGGGAACGCATGA
- a CDS encoding glycoside hydrolase family 38 C-terminal domain-containing protein, with the protein MHYDATLVEARVRRFRGERLVPALYRRTEPLDLAFWEVPDEPVPFATAVGQQFLPARHGMVWGKPWGTVWFHAEGKVPAAWAEEKDTRAELVVDLGFTAQQPGFQAEGTVYSSSGTIIKGVEPLNRAVRLDVGAGGEIDLYIEAAANPNVAQDFLFIPTPYGDKATAGDARLYRLAQIEAGLLDLPVWELQQDVEALMGLMGELPESSQRRAEILRALDRMVDAMDPDDVSGTAAVGRRILQPVLAQPAAASAHHLHAVGHAHIDSAWLWPTRETVRKVARTFSNVCDLIDENPDFVFAASSAQQYAWLKQSYPELFARVKEKVAAGNFVPVGGMWVESDTNLPGGEALVRQFVAGKGFFLREFGIDCEEVWLPDSFGYSAALPQIMAAAGARWFLTQKISWNETNRMPHHTFRWEGIDGSRIFTHFPPVDTYNSDLGGAELARAERQYAEKGNGTTSMVPFGHGDGGGGPTREMIAAARRTRSLEGSPTVELSSPRTFFEAAEAEYAEPPVWSGELYLEFHRGTYTSQARTKRGNRRSEHLLREAELWAATAAVRAGAPYPAEELRKAWETVLLQQFHDILPGTSIAWVYQEAERNYAEVAATLGTIIEAAAHELLGRGPVAAVLNASPYPVAGIAAFGAGPEPAPEKRNVSRAGDGFVLENDAVRIFVDQAGLIRSMYDKIADREVVPSGSAANLLQLHRDTPTQWDAWDIDEHYRRNTVDLVDVSALEIVDGPAGTALRIERTFNSSQVVQYLSLDSRAPRLEISTEVDWHEQKKLLKLAFPLDIHAERATSEIQFGHIHRPTHANTSWDAARFETVAHRWVHVGEPDYGVAVANDSTYGHDITRSAHSGRATTTTVRQSLLRAPVFPDPAADQGSHRMATSVVLGAGIPEAVAEGYRLNLPLRTIGGVERTTVDPLVRLDNPALVVEAVKLAEDGSGDVIVRVYEAHGTRARGTLTTDFSHNGVTETDLLERPRESSALRKSDANNTELVLRPFELVTLRFGVPGR; encoded by the coding sequence ATGCACTATGACGCCACCCTTGTTGAAGCCCGCGTCCGGCGGTTCCGCGGCGAACGGCTTGTGCCGGCCCTTTACCGCCGCACCGAGCCGCTCGATCTGGCCTTCTGGGAGGTTCCCGATGAGCCCGTACCGTTCGCCACCGCCGTCGGGCAGCAGTTCCTGCCGGCCCGGCACGGCATGGTTTGGGGGAAGCCCTGGGGCACGGTGTGGTTCCACGCGGAAGGTAAGGTGCCCGCAGCCTGGGCGGAGGAAAAGGACACCCGCGCCGAGCTCGTTGTCGATCTGGGATTCACCGCCCAGCAGCCCGGGTTCCAGGCTGAGGGGACCGTCTATTCTTCCTCGGGGACCATCATCAAGGGGGTGGAACCGCTCAACCGCGCGGTCCGGCTCGACGTCGGCGCGGGCGGCGAAATCGACCTCTATATTGAAGCAGCTGCCAATCCGAATGTTGCCCAGGATTTCCTCTTCATCCCGACACCCTATGGGGACAAGGCGACCGCCGGGGATGCCCGGCTGTACCGGTTGGCGCAGATCGAGGCGGGGCTCCTCGACCTGCCGGTATGGGAACTCCAGCAGGACGTAGAGGCATTGATGGGACTCATGGGGGAGCTGCCCGAGTCTTCGCAGCGGCGCGCAGAAATCCTCCGTGCCCTGGACCGCATGGTGGACGCCATGGACCCGGATGACGTGTCCGGGACCGCCGCCGTCGGCCGGCGCATCCTCCAGCCGGTGCTCGCCCAACCCGCCGCGGCAAGCGCGCATCATCTGCACGCCGTCGGGCACGCGCACATCGATTCGGCCTGGCTCTGGCCGACGCGGGAGACGGTCCGCAAGGTGGCGCGCACCTTCTCCAACGTCTGCGACCTTATTGATGAGAACCCGGATTTCGTTTTCGCCGCGTCGTCGGCGCAGCAATACGCCTGGCTTAAGCAGTCCTATCCGGAGCTTTTCGCGCGTGTGAAGGAAAAGGTCGCCGCCGGCAACTTCGTTCCAGTGGGCGGTATGTGGGTCGAATCTGACACCAACCTTCCGGGCGGGGAGGCGCTGGTGCGGCAGTTCGTGGCAGGCAAGGGGTTTTTCCTGCGGGAGTTCGGGATTGACTGCGAGGAGGTCTGGCTGCCGGACTCCTTCGGCTACTCCGCTGCGCTGCCGCAGATCATGGCTGCAGCCGGCGCACGCTGGTTCCTCACCCAGAAAATTTCCTGGAACGAAACCAACAGGATGCCGCACCACACCTTCCGGTGGGAGGGAATCGACGGGTCCCGGATATTCACCCACTTCCCGCCGGTCGATACCTACAACTCGGACCTGGGCGGCGCGGAACTCGCGCGGGCCGAGCGGCAATACGCGGAAAAGGGCAACGGTACGACGTCGATGGTTCCCTTCGGCCACGGCGACGGCGGCGGCGGCCCCACCCGGGAAATGATCGCCGCTGCGCGCCGCACCCGGTCCCTCGAAGGGTCTCCCACCGTTGAGCTGTCCAGCCCGCGCACCTTCTTCGAGGCCGCCGAGGCGGAGTATGCCGAGCCGCCGGTCTGGTCCGGTGAGCTGTATTTGGAATTCCACCGCGGCACCTACACCTCCCAGGCCAGGACCAAGCGCGGCAACCGGCGCTCCGAGCACCTGCTGCGCGAGGCGGAACTGTGGGCGGCAACCGCTGCTGTCCGGGCGGGGGCGCCCTACCCGGCGGAGGAGTTAAGGAAGGCCTGGGAGACCGTGCTTCTGCAGCAGTTCCACGACATTCTGCCGGGGACGTCCATCGCCTGGGTATACCAGGAGGCCGAGCGTAACTACGCCGAGGTGGCAGCCACGTTGGGAACGATCATCGAGGCGGCGGCGCATGAACTCCTGGGCCGCGGTCCGGTCGCCGCCGTACTCAACGCGTCCCCTTATCCAGTAGCGGGAATAGCTGCTTTCGGTGCCGGGCCCGAGCCCGCTCCGGAAAAGCGGAACGTGTCCCGGGCCGGGGACGGGTTCGTCCTTGAAAACGATGCCGTCCGGATCTTCGTTGACCAAGCCGGGCTCATCCGCTCGATGTACGACAAGATTGCCGACCGGGAAGTCGTTCCGTCCGGTTCCGCCGCCAACTTGCTGCAGCTGCACCGCGACACCCCGACGCAGTGGGATGCGTGGGACATCGATGAGCACTACCGCCGGAACACCGTCGATCTGGTGGACGTATCCGCCCTGGAGATCGTGGACGGTCCCGCGGGGACGGCGCTGCGGATCGAGCGCACGTTCAATTCCTCGCAGGTGGTCCAGTACCTTTCCCTCGACAGCCGGGCGCCGCGGCTGGAGATCAGCACCGAGGTGGACTGGCATGAACAGAAAAAACTCCTCAAACTCGCCTTTCCACTGGATATCCATGCCGAACGCGCGACGTCGGAAATCCAGTTCGGGCATATCCATCGGCCGACGCACGCGAATACCTCCTGGGATGCGGCCCGTTTTGAGACAGTTGCCCACCGCTGGGTCCACGTCGGGGAGCCCGACTACGGGGTGGCGGTAGCCAACGATTCCACCTACGGGCACGACATCACCCGCTCTGCACACTCCGGCCGGGCCACCACCACAACAGTGCGGCAGTCACTCCTGCGGGCACCGGTGTTCCCTGACCCGGCGGCGGACCAGGGCAGCCACCGGATGGCGACCTCAGTGGTTCTGGGCGCAGGCATCCCTGAGGCCGTTGCTGAGGGGTACCGGCTGAATCTTCCCCTGCGCACCATCGGCGGGGTGGAACGCACCACGGTGGACCCCCTCGTGCGGTTGGACAACCCGGCCCTGGTGGTGGAAGCGGTCAAGCTGGCCGAGGATGGTTCCGGCGACGTTATTGTGCGCGTTTACGAGGCCCACGGGACGAGGGCGCGGGGGACCCTGACGACCGATTTCAGCCATAACGGCGTTACGGAAACCGATCTGCTGGAGCGCCCCCGGGAAAGTTCCGCGCTGCGGAAAAGCGACGCGAACAACACCGAGCTTGTGCTCCGGCCGTTTGAGCTAGTCACGCTAAGATTTGGTGTCCCCGGCCGGTGA